In Chitinophaga nivalis, a single genomic region encodes these proteins:
- a CDS encoding thiamine phosphate synthase, with protein sequence MTSTLHYISQAPHTDNILAACDAGCKWIQLRIKHETPENILPVAAAVKKICDRYQATLIINDHPQIAAAIDASGVHVGLNDMTVAAARAIVGDNKIVGGTANTLADILTHAAHGANYVGVGPFRFTTTKENLSPILGLSGYTAIMQALKEKNIAIPVIAIGGILQEDIPALMQTGIYGIATSGLITHAANKQPLVADIYNLVNKQATWNH encoded by the coding sequence ATGACCAGCACCTTACACTACATATCACAAGCACCACATACCGACAACATTCTCGCTGCCTGCGATGCCGGCTGCAAGTGGATTCAGCTGCGTATCAAACACGAAACACCGGAAAATATACTGCCGGTGGCAGCAGCTGTAAAGAAAATCTGCGACCGCTATCAGGCTACGCTCATCATCAATGACCATCCGCAGATAGCCGCTGCCATAGATGCTTCCGGCGTACACGTAGGACTCAACGATATGACAGTAGCCGCAGCCAGGGCGATCGTCGGCGACAACAAAATCGTTGGTGGTACGGCCAATACCCTGGCAGATATTCTTACGCATGCAGCACACGGCGCCAACTATGTAGGCGTGGGACCATTCCGGTTTACAACGACCAAAGAAAATCTTAGCCCGATACTGGGCTTATCCGGATATACGGCCATCATGCAGGCGCTGAAAGAAAAAAATATAGCCATTCCCGTTATTGCTATCGGCGGCATTCTGCAGGAAGATATTCCGGCGCTGATGCAAACAGGCATTTATGGCATTGCTACCAGCGGCCTGATTACCCATGCGGCCAACAAACAACCGCTCGTAGCTGATATTTATAACCTGGTAAACAAACAAGCAACATGGAACCATTAA
- the thiH gene encoding 2-iminoacetate synthase ThiH — protein MFKSIFEQYDWDTVKAGIYAKTSQDVEEALHSSHRTIDDFAALISPAAAAYLEPMAAISHQLTLQRFGNTMQLYVPLYLSNECQNICTYCGFSLDNKIRRKTLTPAEILQETAAIKQMGYDHVLLVTGEAHQLVGLDYFKKTLSLLQPHFANISMEVQPMDEADYRELAAMGLHAVLVYQETYHRDDYKKHHPKGRKSSFDYRLETPDRLGRAGIHKMGLGVLIGLEDWRTDSFYTALHLQYLEKKYWQTKYSISFPRLRPFSGGLAPKVEMRDRELVQLICAYRLFNQEVELSISTREEERFRNHIIRLGITTMSAGSKTNPGGYVVDPQSLEQFEISDDRSAAAIAEMLRQQGYEPVWKDWDQAFSPASY, from the coding sequence ATGTTTAAAAGCATATTTGAGCAGTATGACTGGGACACGGTAAAAGCAGGTATCTATGCTAAAACATCGCAGGATGTGGAAGAAGCACTACATAGCAGTCACCGTACCATCGATGATTTTGCCGCATTGATATCACCGGCTGCAGCGGCCTATCTGGAGCCAATGGCGGCCATCAGCCACCAGCTTACGCTACAGCGCTTTGGGAATACCATGCAGTTGTATGTGCCCTTATATTTATCCAACGAATGCCAGAATATATGTACCTACTGCGGGTTTAGCCTGGATAATAAAATCAGGCGGAAAACCCTGACACCTGCAGAGATATTGCAGGAAACAGCAGCCATCAAACAGATGGGATACGATCATGTGTTGCTGGTAACAGGGGAGGCGCATCAGCTGGTAGGTCTGGACTATTTCAAGAAAACCTTGTCGTTGCTGCAGCCGCACTTTGCCAATATTTCCATGGAGGTACAACCCATGGACGAAGCAGATTACCGCGAACTCGCCGCCATGGGGCTGCATGCGGTACTGGTATACCAGGAAACCTATCACCGGGATGACTATAAAAAACATCACCCGAAAGGCCGGAAATCCAGTTTCGACTACCGGCTGGAAACCCCCGACAGACTGGGGCGGGCAGGCATCCACAAGATGGGACTGGGCGTACTCATCGGACTGGAAGACTGGCGGACAGATAGTTTTTATACTGCCCTGCACCTGCAGTACCTGGAAAAAAAATACTGGCAAACCAAATACAGTATTTCCTTTCCGCGGCTACGTCCCTTTTCAGGCGGCTTAGCTCCCAAGGTAGAAATGCGCGACCGGGAACTGGTACAACTCATCTGTGCCTACCGTTTATTTAACCAGGAAGTTGAATTAAGTATTTCTACCCGCGAAGAAGAACGATTCAGAAATCATATAATCCGCCTGGGTATTACCACCATGAGTGCCGGCTCCAAAACCAATCCGGGTGGCTATGTAGTAGATCCGCAGTCGCTGGAACAATTTGAGATTTCTGATGACCGGAGTGCGGCGGCTATTGCGGAGATGTTGCGGCAGCAAGGATACGAGCCGGTATGGAAAGACTGGGATCAGGCTTTCTCTCCTGCATCCTATTAA
- a CDS encoding hydroxymethylpyrimidine/phosphomethylpyrimidine kinase, translating to MEQERPYVMSFAGLDPSGGAGLLADIKTFEQHRVNGLGICTAITVQTADRFLSVEWLPTAQILAQATPLLNSCTVPYCKIGIMEDVSALQTVVRELKQLVPDIRIILDPVLKASAGFTFHDSIRQQAWKELLADIYLLTPNYDEALALAGHTDGEAAAKILSDSCAVLLKGGHHRQRPGYDTLFTGATTHVIPPGHAQVFPKHGSGCVLSAAVTAGLAKGLSLPDACHHAKAYTEKLLGSNPSLTGYHYL from the coding sequence ATGGAACAAGAGCGACCTTATGTGATGAGCTTTGCCGGCCTGGACCCCAGCGGGGGAGCAGGACTACTGGCAGATATCAAAACCTTCGAACAACACCGGGTAAACGGGCTGGGCATCTGCACAGCGATTACCGTACAAACCGCCGACCGTTTCCTGTCGGTGGAATGGTTACCTACTGCTCAGATCCTGGCACAGGCCACCCCACTGTTAAACAGCTGTACCGTACCATATTGTAAAATAGGGATTATGGAAGATGTATCAGCCTTGCAGACGGTTGTACGGGAACTGAAACAACTGGTACCAGACATCCGTATCATCCTCGATCCGGTACTCAAAGCATCGGCAGGTTTCACCTTTCACGACAGCATCCGGCAACAGGCCTGGAAAGAGCTGCTGGCCGATATTTACCTGCTTACGCCCAACTACGATGAGGCGTTGGCGTTAGCCGGCCATACGGACGGGGAAGCTGCGGCAAAAATATTGTCGGACTCCTGCGCCGTATTGCTGAAAGGAGGCCATCACCGGCAACGGCCCGGTTACGATACCTTATTTACCGGCGCCACCACACATGTGATACCGCCCGGCCATGCACAGGTATTTCCCAAGCATGGCTCCGGATGTGTCTTATCTGCCGCCGTCACAGCCGGACTGGCAAAGGGCTTATCACTACCTGACGCCTGCCATCACGCCAAAGCCTATACGGAAAAGCTGTTAGGCAGTAACCCATCACTCACAGGATATCATTATTTATGA
- a CDS encoding thiazole synthase, producing MEPLIIAGRQFSSRLFTGTGKFSAASIMEAALLASGSELVTVALKRVDMDNKADDMLQHLAHPHIHLLPNTSGVRTAKEAVYAALLAREALETNWIKLEIHPDPRYLMPDPVETLQAATELVKLGFVVLPYVHADPVLCKRLEEVGTAAVMPLGSPIGSNKGLKTLDFLEIIIAQSNIPVIVDAGIGSPSQAAQAMEIGASAVLVNTAIAVAKRPVEMAAAFKAGVEAGRMAYEAGLPAVNTRAIASSPLTAFLEEA from the coding sequence ATGGAACCATTAATCATAGCCGGCAGGCAGTTTTCTTCCCGCTTATTTACCGGCACCGGAAAATTTTCTGCGGCATCCATTATGGAAGCGGCGTTACTGGCTTCCGGTTCTGAACTGGTAACCGTAGCACTCAAACGGGTGGATATGGATAATAAGGCAGATGATATGTTGCAGCACCTGGCGCATCCGCATATCCACCTGCTACCGAATACCTCCGGTGTAAGAACGGCGAAAGAAGCTGTGTATGCCGCACTGCTGGCACGCGAAGCCCTGGAAACCAACTGGATTAAACTGGAGATACATCCGGACCCGCGCTACCTGATGCCCGATCCGGTAGAAACACTCCAGGCAGCCACCGAACTGGTAAAGCTAGGCTTTGTAGTATTGCCTTATGTGCATGCGGACCCCGTGCTGTGTAAGCGGCTCGAAGAAGTGGGTACCGCAGCCGTCATGCCGCTGGGATCACCTATCGGCAGCAACAAAGGATTAAAGACACTCGACTTCCTGGAAATCATTATTGCCCAGAGTAATATTCCGGTTATTGTGGATGCTGGTATTGGCAGTCCTTCGCAGGCTGCGCAGGCCATGGAAATAGGCGCCAGCGCCGTGCTGGTGAATACCGCCATCGCTGTTGCAAAGCGCCCCGTAGAGATGGCTGCAGCCTTCAAAGCAGGCGTGGAAGCCGGCCGGATGGCCTATGAAGCAGGATTACCGGCCGTTAACACGCGGGCCATTGCTTCCAGTCCGTTGACCGCTTTCCTGGAAGAAGCATAA
- a CDS encoding thiamine phosphate synthase, with product MIWIITAATAVKEEGTIITHLLEAGADRVLLRKPGWDASQYSQLVTQISPAFYHRLIIRDQVDVCHQYGLAGIHWSGAARQQVTPAQVSPQLQHSTGIHDTADIPLLGPHFSTLLLSPVFNSISKPDYKGQHAQTLTNKGPHQVLALGGVDAHNIRQIKQWQFDGAAILGAIWQEPAQAVEHYYRIQELWNKSDLM from the coding sequence ATGATCTGGATTATCACAGCTGCAACAGCGGTAAAAGAAGAAGGTACTATTATCACGCACCTGCTGGAAGCGGGCGCCGACCGGGTGTTACTCCGTAAACCCGGATGGGATGCCAGCCAGTACAGCCAACTGGTGACACAGATATCACCTGCTTTTTACCATCGGCTGATCATCCGGGATCAGGTGGATGTTTGCCACCAATATGGATTAGCAGGCATACACTGGAGCGGAGCCGCCCGGCAACAGGTAACACCGGCACAGGTATCACCACAGCTACAACATAGCACAGGGATACATGACACGGCCGACATCCCCTTACTGGGGCCTCATTTTTCCACCTTGTTATTAAGTCCGGTTTTCAACAGTATTTCCAAACCGGACTACAAGGGGCAACATGCGCAAACCTTAACAAACAAAGGCCCGCACCAGGTTTTGGCACTGGGCGGCGTAGATGCACATAATATCAGACAAATAAAACAATGGCAATTCGATGGCGCCGCCATATTGGGCGCCATCTGGCAGGAGCCGGCCCAAGCAGTGGAACACTATTACCGTATACAGGAATTATGGAACAAGAGCGACCTTATGTGA
- the thiC gene encoding phosphomethylpyrimidine synthase ThiC, which produces MQQQPAAISRAPFPASEKIYINGQLHPVRVAMRRITLTATRLHGKNGAATPNAPVVVYDTSGPFSDPAIYIDVTTGIPRVREEWITGRGDVEQLPQYSSAYVRQLSEEGGKMPRMSSIKKPLRAKKGHNVSQLHYAKKGIITPEMEYIAIRENQCADQLFEQNNPTWHQHKGHSFGANTPVKYITPEFVREEIAAGRAIIPANINHPESEPMIIGRNFLVKINANIGNSAVTSSIEEEVEKAVWSCRWGADTIMDLSTGKNIHETREWIIRNSPVPIGTVPIYQALEKVNGKAEALTWEIFRDTLIEQAEQGVDYFTIHAGVLLRYIPLTAKRTTGIVSRGGSIMAKWCLSHHRENFLYTHFEEICEIMKAYDVSFSLGDGLRPGSIADANDAAQFAELETLGELTKIAWKHDIQVMIEGPGHVPMHLIKENMDKQLAQCHEAPFYTLGPLTTDIAPGYDHITSGIGAAMIGWFGTAMLCYVTPKEHLGLPNKEDVRQGVITYKIAAHAADLAKGHPGAQHRDNALSKARFEFRWEDQFNLSLDPETARAYHDETLPAEGAKIAHFCSMCGPNFCSMKITQEVREFASQQGIGENEALLAGMEEQAKTFARQGGELYL; this is translated from the coding sequence ATGCAACAGCAACCTGCGGCCATTAGTCGCGCTCCTTTTCCTGCGTCTGAAAAAATATATATCAACGGACAACTACATCCGGTACGCGTAGCCATGCGCCGTATTACACTTACAGCAACACGCCTGCATGGTAAAAACGGCGCCGCCACTCCCAATGCGCCTGTAGTGGTATATGATACCAGCGGTCCTTTTTCTGATCCGGCAATATACATCGATGTAACCACCGGTATTCCCCGCGTTCGCGAAGAATGGATCACCGGCAGAGGTGATGTGGAACAGCTGCCGCAATACTCCAGCGCCTATGTACGGCAGCTATCGGAAGAAGGTGGTAAGATGCCCCGCATGAGCAGCATAAAAAAGCCTTTGCGTGCAAAGAAAGGCCACAACGTATCTCAACTGCACTACGCTAAAAAAGGGATCATCACGCCTGAAATGGAATACATCGCTATCCGCGAAAACCAGTGTGCCGATCAGCTGTTTGAGCAAAATAATCCTACGTGGCACCAGCATAAAGGCCACAGCTTTGGCGCCAACACACCCGTGAAATATATTACACCGGAGTTCGTACGGGAGGAAATCGCCGCCGGACGCGCCATTATACCCGCCAACATCAATCATCCGGAAAGCGAACCTATGATTATAGGCCGCAACTTCCTGGTAAAAATAAATGCCAACATCGGCAACTCTGCGGTTACCTCCAGCATTGAAGAAGAAGTAGAAAAAGCCGTGTGGTCCTGCCGCTGGGGCGCTGATACCATTATGGATCTCAGCACCGGCAAAAACATTCACGAAACCCGCGAATGGATTATCCGTAATTCACCTGTACCTATTGGTACCGTACCCATTTATCAGGCACTGGAAAAAGTAAATGGTAAAGCAGAAGCACTCACCTGGGAAATATTCCGCGACACCCTGATTGAACAGGCAGAACAAGGCGTAGACTATTTCACCATCCATGCCGGCGTACTGCTGCGGTATATACCGTTAACGGCTAAACGAACCACCGGTATTGTATCCCGCGGCGGCTCTATTATGGCCAAATGGTGTCTCTCGCACCACCGGGAAAACTTCCTCTATACGCACTTTGAGGAAATCTGCGAAATCATGAAGGCCTATGATGTTTCCTTTTCTTTGGGTGATGGTCTCCGGCCCGGCAGCATCGCCGATGCCAACGATGCCGCCCAGTTTGCAGAACTGGAAACCTTGGGAGAGCTGACCAAAATCGCCTGGAAACACGACATACAGGTAATGATAGAAGGCCCCGGCCACGTACCCATGCACCTTATCAAGGAAAACATGGATAAGCAGCTGGCGCAGTGCCATGAAGCACCATTCTATACCCTCGGCCCTTTAACGACTGACATCGCGCCTGGTTATGATCACATCACATCCGGTATCGGCGCAGCCATGATTGGCTGGTTTGGTACTGCTATGCTGTGCTATGTAACCCCGAAGGAACACCTGGGCTTACCCAATAAAGAAGACGTACGGCAAGGCGTTATTACCTATAAAATCGCCGCACATGCTGCCGACCTGGCCAAAGGTCATCCGGGCGCACAGCACCGCGATAATGCCCTCAGCAAGGCACGTTTCGAATTCCGCTGGGAAGACCAGTTCAACCTGTCACTCGATCCCGAAACAGCCCGTGCGTATCATGATGAAACCCTGCCGGCGGAAGGCGCCAAAATTGCCCATTTCTGCTCCATGTGCGGACCTAATTTCTGCTCCATGAAGATCACCCAGGAAGTGCGGGAATTTGCCAGCCAGCAAGGCATCGGAGAAAATGAAGCGCTGTTGGCAGGTATGGAAGAACAGGCTAAAACATTTGCCCGCCAGGGAGGAGAACTTTATCTGTAG
- a CDS encoding lipocalin family protein has product MKGFIFPCLLVVMSACGDRVNKDHKVPEEDMLHDSSLIVVADSSRIGITDSVAVVADTVHVDAARLIGKWIQPVAGLEKEMQGFQLRKNGTARSINMYTLIYEKWQVTHDTLLLWNHSEGVKDTSAMIDTIIIKELSDTSLVLFPVKAAEGYTERYRRSF; this is encoded by the coding sequence ATGAAAGGATTCATTTTCCCTTGTTTATTGGTAGTTATGTCAGCATGCGGAGACCGGGTGAACAAAGATCATAAAGTACCGGAAGAAGATATGTTGCACGACAGCAGCCTGATAGTGGTAGCAGACAGCAGCCGTATCGGTATAACAGACAGTGTAGCTGTTGTGGCAGATACGGTGCATGTGGATGCTGCCAGACTCATAGGAAAGTGGATACAACCTGTGGCCGGCCTGGAGAAAGAGATGCAGGGTTTTCAGTTACGGAAGAATGGTACCGCCAGGTCCATCAACATGTACACATTGATCTATGAGAAATGGCAGGTGACCCACGACACCTTATTGCTGTGGAATCATTCGGAAGGTGTAAAAGATACTTCTGCTATGATCGACACCATCATCATTAAAGAATTATCTGATACCTCCCTGGTATTGTTTCCGGTAAAGGCTGCAGAAGGCTATACCGAAAGATACCGGAGAAGTTTCTGA
- the dnaN gene encoding DNA polymerase III subunit beta: MKFIVSSSTLLKQLQQISGVINSNTVLPILEDFLFLIDKNELTVVATDLETVMRVKLEVEAKESGRICIPAKILMDSLKNLPDQPLTFHIDLNSYAVEITSDNGKYKVMGENPENFPKEPAADDTTSFTMSATGLVTAINKTLFAVSNDDLRPAMTGVFFEIATDSLTFVATDAHRLVKYVRTDVKCPQADSFIVPKKPLNLLKSALPDNDSEIKVSYSQNHFFVQHEGAQMICRLIDARFPDYKVVIPKDNPYRLTVVKSDFQNALKRVGVFANKSTNQVALSITGSELQLSAQDVDFSFEGNERMSCQYTGDDMQIAFNAKFLIEMLNAAEGDEISIELATATKAGILKPSEKEENEDLLMLVMPLMLNN, encoded by the coding sequence ATGAAATTTATTGTTTCTTCCTCTACTTTATTAAAACAATTACAACAGATCAGTGGTGTTATCAATTCCAATACAGTATTACCTATACTGGAGGATTTTCTGTTCCTGATTGACAAGAATGAATTGACTGTAGTTGCAACTGACCTCGAAACTGTGATGCGGGTGAAGCTGGAGGTGGAAGCCAAAGAAAGCGGACGCATCTGTATTCCGGCAAAAATCTTGATGGACTCCCTCAAAAACCTGCCGGACCAGCCACTGACTTTTCACATTGACCTGAACTCTTATGCAGTGGAAATCACTTCCGACAACGGTAAGTACAAAGTAATGGGCGAAAACCCGGAAAACTTCCCGAAAGAACCGGCTGCTGATGATACCACTTCTTTCACCATGTCTGCTACCGGACTGGTAACAGCCATCAATAAAACCCTGTTTGCTGTCAGCAACGACGATCTGCGCCCCGCTATGACCGGCGTATTCTTCGAAATTGCTACCGACAGCCTTACTTTTGTTGCCACCGATGCACATCGCCTGGTGAAATATGTAAGAACAGATGTTAAATGCCCACAGGCCGACAGCTTCATCGTTCCTAAAAAACCGTTGAACCTGTTGAAATCTGCCCTGCCGGACAACGATTCAGAAATCAAAGTTTCCTATAGCCAGAACCACTTCTTCGTACAGCATGAAGGTGCACAGATGATCTGCCGCCTCATTGATGCACGTTTTCCTGACTATAAGGTAGTAATACCAAAAGACAATCCATACCGCCTCACGGTAGTAAAAAGCGACTTCCAAAACGCGCTGAAACGGGTAGGTGTATTTGCCAACAAAAGCACCAACCAGGTAGCTCTGAGCATCACCGGCAGCGAACTGCAACTCTCTGCACAGGATGTGGATTTCTCTTTTGAAGGAAATGAGCGCATGAGCTGCCAGTATACCGGCGACGATATGCAAATCGCTTTCAACGCTAAATTCCTGATCGAAATGCTGAATGCGGCGGAAGGAGATGAAATCTCTATCGAACTGGCTACTGCTACCAAAGCAGGTATTCTGAAACCTTCTGAAAAAGAAGAAAATGAAGACCTCCTGATGCTGGTAATGCCACTGATGCTGAACAACTAA
- a CDS encoding lmo0937 family membrane protein has translation MNSLLYLIAVILIIGWLLGFFVYSAGALIHVLLVLAIIAVLVNIIRGRAL, from the coding sequence ATGAACAGTCTTTTGTATTTGATAGCCGTTATTCTGATTATCGGATGGTTACTTGGATTCTTTGTTTACTCTGCCGGTGCACTCATACATGTTTTGCTGGTACTGGCGATTATAGCTGTATTAGTAAATATTATCCGGGGCCGCGCCTTATAG
- the thiS gene encoding sulfur carrier protein ThiS, with translation MEVHVNNKLYAVQPGITIAALLQFIQLSALKGIAVAVNNQVVPKSSWENQSLSAADNITIIRATQGG, from the coding sequence ATGGAAGTACATGTAAACAATAAACTTTATGCGGTGCAGCCGGGAATAACGATTGCTGCACTCTTACAGTTTATTCAACTCTCTGCACTAAAAGGCATTGCGGTAGCTGTCAACAACCAGGTAGTACCTAAGTCTTCCTGGGAAAACCAATCATTGTCCGCAGCCGACAACATCACTATCATCCGTGCTACGCAAGGAGGATAG
- a CDS encoding ferritin-like domain-containing protein produces MDLMKTPSPEEGKKVMPGLHRRHFLKYLGAGASLAAIASFAACNKDDDNDNNIGDGVSLGSGDIAVLNYAYALEQLEAAFYTQVIASQFAGMTATEVSFFTDIRNHEIGHREFFKAALSGNAIPALEVDFSKVDFGKRDSVLATAKAFEDLGVSAYNGAGRFISATEAGKTYLGLAGKIVSVEARHAAYIRDLISNGSFANAEVIDANGLEMSKTPAQVFAIAGGFIKTKINTNTLPA; encoded by the coding sequence ATGGACTTGATGAAAACACCTTCTCCGGAAGAGGGTAAGAAAGTTATGCCCGGTTTGCATCGCCGGCATTTTCTCAAATACCTCGGCGCCGGCGCCTCCCTCGCTGCGATAGCTTCTTTTGCAGCTTGTAATAAAGATGATGATAACGATAATAATATAGGCGATGGCGTTAGTCTGGGTAGTGGCGACATTGCCGTACTCAACTATGCCTATGCACTGGAACAACTCGAAGCCGCCTTTTACACACAGGTGATTGCTTCCCAGTTTGCCGGCATGACCGCAACAGAAGTATCGTTTTTTACAGACATCCGCAATCACGAAATAGGACATCGCGAATTTTTTAAAGCAGCCCTCTCCGGGAACGCCATACCCGCACTGGAAGTTGATTTCAGCAAAGTTGATTTTGGAAAAAGAGATAGTGTGCTCGCTACCGCAAAAGCATTTGAAGACCTCGGCGTATCGGCCTATAATGGCGCCGGCCGGTTTATCTCCGCCACCGAAGCCGGCAAAACCTATCTGGGCCTGGCCGGCAAAATTGTGTCGGTAGAAGCCCGGCATGCCGCCTATATCCGCGACCTGATCTCCAATGGCTCTTTCGCCAATGCAGAAGTAATAGATGCAAACGGATTGGAAATGTCTAAAACACCGGCACAGGTTTTTGCCATAGCAGGTGGTTTTATAAAAACGAAGATCAATACAAACACGTTACCGGCATAA
- a CDS encoding sterol desaturase family protein — MVSFFENIPSSYRTAMLVGGLLLLWIIEGIIPRFRFRHNRYQHAGINLFFTLTTLIINTAAAFLIVKAAWWTSSRHFGLLYLLQLPLWLHTILALLMLDFIGAYLIHLVQHKTAWMWRYHKIHHIDTHIDSTTALRHHPIESCFRVVALFLAILIMGVPFWMVMFYQTLSAFMSQFNHANIHLPKALDNALSWVIVSPDMHKVHHSHFQPETDSNYANIFSLWDRLFGTFVKVADTTAIKYGLDEYGATRYEAIGPLLKVPWEQEPYTSAKENTNSHKHL, encoded by the coding sequence ATGGTAAGCTTTTTTGAAAATATTCCGTCCAGCTATCGTACCGCCATGTTGGTTGGTGGACTGCTGCTGCTATGGATTATAGAAGGCATCATACCCAGATTCCGGTTCCGGCACAACCGTTACCAGCATGCCGGCATCAACCTGTTCTTTACCCTCACCACCCTTATTATTAATACCGCTGCGGCTTTCCTCATCGTAAAGGCTGCCTGGTGGACCAGCTCCCGGCATTTCGGCCTGCTCTACCTGCTGCAATTACCACTATGGCTGCATACCATCCTGGCCTTACTGATGCTGGATTTCATCGGCGCTTACCTGATACACCTCGTACAACACAAAACCGCCTGGATGTGGCGCTATCATAAAATACATCACATTGATACACATATAGACAGCACCACTGCCTTACGGCATCATCCGATAGAAAGTTGTTTCCGGGTAGTGGCCTTGTTCCTGGCTATTCTTATCATGGGGGTGCCTTTCTGGATGGTCATGTTTTATCAGACCCTGTCTGCATTCATGTCGCAGTTCAATCATGCCAACATTCACCTGCCCAAAGCCCTCGATAATGCCTTAAGCTGGGTGATCGTATCTCCGGATATGCATAAGGTACACCATAGCCACTTTCAGCCGGAAACGGATTCCAATTATGCCAACATCTTCTCCCTGTGGGACCGGCTGTTTGGCACTTTTGTGAAAGTGGCAGATACGACCGCTATTAAATACGGACTGGATGAATACGGGGCCACCCGTTACGAAGCAATAGGCCCGCTCCTGAAAGTTCCCTGGGAGCAGGAACCATACACATCTGCGAAAGAAAATACAAACAGTCACAAACACCTATAA
- a CDS encoding ferritin-like domain-containing protein: MLQQEQLSSLLRDLVKLNYDRVEGYKKAIAATDDTDLSVLFKQLIADSESNAAQLNAQLSAEGAETATTDTIAGKLYRTWMDVKGLFTGNDRESVLSSCEYGEDVIQRAYVDALKSEVSMPFAIRELISKQKDVLKNAHDTIKSYRDIAKVNHS; the protein is encoded by the coding sequence ATGTTACAACAGGAGCAACTCAGTTCGCTATTAAGAGATCTCGTAAAATTGAATTACGATCGTGTGGAAGGTTATAAAAAAGCCATTGCCGCTACGGATGATACAGACCTTAGTGTGTTATTCAAACAATTAATAGCAGATAGTGAAAGCAACGCAGCGCAACTCAATGCACAACTGTCCGCAGAGGGAGCCGAAACCGCTACAACAGATACCATTGCCGGTAAACTATATCGTACCTGGATGGATGTAAAAGGATTGTTCACTGGTAACGACCGGGAATCGGTATTGTCTTCCTGCGAGTATGGAGAAGATGTGATTCAACGGGCCTATGTGGATGCGCTGAAGAGTGAGGTGTCGATGCCCTTTGCGATACGTGAATTGATCAGTAAACAAAAAGATGTGTTGAAGAATGCACATGATACGATTAAATCATACCGGGATATTGCAAAAGTAAATCATTCGTGA